The Vagococcus penaei genome includes the window TATGGAAGGCAATGAATGGATGGTGCATTCAACTAGACGTGCTGAAGCTGGCAAGCATATTGGGCTAATGTTTGAACCAGAAGATATCCATGTCATGCGTTTAGGTGAGTCTGAAGAAGACTTTGATGCACGATTAGAAAGTTATGATGAAGATTAAGGGGGTCTTGGGACAGTGAAAACGAAAAAATTCTATGCAATTCCTTATATGCTGTGGATTTTATTATTTGTTATCGCACCAGTCTTACTAATCATTTATCAATCCTTTTTTGATATTAATGGTGCATTTACACTTAGTAATTACCAACAGTATTTTACATCAGGTACTTATTTAAAAATGACGTTTAACTCCGTCTTTTACGCGTTTATTATTACCGTTGTTACCTTACTAATCAGTTATCCAACGGCCTATTTATTAAATAAAACCAAACATAAGCAGTTATGGTTGATGCTGATTATTTTACCAACATGGATTAATTTATTATTAAAAGCTTATGCCTTTATTGGTATTTTTAGTATTAATGGTGGCATCAATAATTTCTTTTCATTTATTGGTATTGGGCCACAACAAATTTTATTTACCGATTTTAGTTTTATTTTTGTTGCTGCTTACATTGAAATTCCTTTTATGATTATGCCGATTTTCAATGCTTTAGACGAAATCAATCCATCTCTCGTCTCTGCTAGTCGTGATTTAGGAGCTAACAGTCTTGAAACTTTCCGCCGTGTCATTTTACCTTTATCACTAAAAGGGGTGAAAAGTGGTATCCAGGCAGTCTTTATTCCTTCCCTAAGCTTGTTCATGTTGACGCGCTTAATCGGTGGTAACCGGGTAATCACACTAGGTACTGCTATCGAGCAACATTTCTTAGTCACTCAAAACTGGGGTATGGGATCAACCATTGGTGTGATTTTGATTATTGCGATGATTATCATTATGTTCTTAACTGGAGAACGTCGTAAAGGAGGCCGCTTGAAATGACCAACCGCAAAAAAATTAAATGGGCGAATTTGTATTTAATTTTGGTCTTTGTTCTACTTTATATTCCAATTTTTTACTTAATTTTTTACTCATTCAATAGTGGTTCAACAATGTCGTCCTTTGAAGGCTTTACGTTAGATCATTATCAAACCTTAATGGAAGATACTAGGCTCTTAACCATTGCAATTAATACATTCTTTTTAGCCTTCTCATCGGCCTTACTTGCAACGATTATCGGAACATTTGGTGCGATGGGCATTTATTATACTAAAAAACGTCGGTCGCGTAATACCTTATTAAGTTTGAATAATATTTTAATGGTCTCACCAGACGTTATTATTGGTGCAAGCTTTTTAATTTTCTTCACCTTTTTAGGATTTAAATTAGGCTTTATTTCCGTCCTTCTATCACACATTGCATTTAGTATTCCGATTGTGGTATTGATGGTTTTACCAAAAATGTATGAAATGAATGAGTCGTTGATTGATGCGGCACGTGACTTAGGAGCTAATAATTGGCAAGTCTTACGTCAAATTATTCTTCCCTACTTAACTCCTGGAATTATTGCCGGTTACTTTATGGCTTTCACCTACTCATTAGATGATTTCGCTGTAACCTTTTTCGTGACTGGTAATGGTTTTAGTACCTTATCGGTAGAAATTTATTCACGAGCCCGTCAAGGCATCAGTCTTGAAATTAATGCCTTAAGTACCCTACTCTTTATTTTATCAATGATTTTAGTTGTCGGTTATTATTTCATTAGTAAAGACAATAAACCAAGACGTCACAAGAAACGTTTAGCTAAATCTTAAAGGAGGGACACAGATGAAAAAATTAAACTCACTGCTGATTGGGATTGTCGCAATCATCATTCTATTAGGTGTCACTTCTCTACGTTTAGAACGTTCACAAGGTGTCGCTAGTGGTAAAGTGTTAACCATTTATAACTGGGGTGACTACATTGACCCAGCACTCATCAAAAAATTTGAAAAAGAATATGGCTACAAAGTCATTTATGAAACATTTGATTCAAACGAAGCTATGATTACTAAAATTCAACAAGGTGGAACAGCTTACGACTTGACGATTCCTAGTGAATACATGATTCAAAAAATGATGAAACAAGATGTTTTAGTTAAACTAGATCATTCTCGAATTAAAGGATTAGAAAATGTCGATGACCGCTTTTTAGACTTGGATTTTGATCCTGGCAATCAATACTCAATTCCCTATTTTTGGGGAACATTAGGCATTGTCTACAACGATCAATTTGTAGATAAAGGTAGTATTAACCATTGGAATGACCTATGGAAACCTGAATTAAAGAATAATGTCATGTTAATTGATGGTGCTCGTGAGGTCATGGGCTTAGCACTTAACAGTGATGGTCATTCGCTAAACAGTAAGAACATTCATCAATTAAATTCTGCTGAAGAAAAATTAACTGGTTTGACGACTAATGTCAAAGCCATTGTTGCTGATGAAATTAAGATGTATATGATTAATAATGAAAGTGCAGCAGCTGTAACTTTCTCTGGAGAAGCCTCTGAAATGCTTGATGGCAATGAGCACTTACATTATGTGATACCTGACGAAGGCTCTAATCTTTGGTTTGATAATATGGTTATCCCTAAAACGGCTAAAAATATTGACGGAGCCTATGATTTTATTAACTTCATGCTTATTCCAGAAAATGCCGCAGCGAATGCCGAGTATATTGGTTACTCTACACCGAATAAAAAAGCTAAGGCACTAATGCCTAAAGAAATTACAGAAGATGAACAATTCTATCCAGATGATAAAACAATTGAAAATCTAGAAGTCTATGAAGATTTGGGTACTAAGTATTTAGAGATTTATAATGATCTATTCTTGCAATTTAAAATGTATCGTAAATAATAAAAATAAGCCCCGTAAAGGATTAAGCCAATTGCTCAATCTTTTACGGGGCATTCTGTTTATAAATAAATCAAAAAACTAGCAGCAAAGTCTATCTAATCCTTATCTAACTTTGGTGTATCTGTTAAAGTAATATAATTAGCTATTTTCCCTTCACTCTCAAAGACAATGATCTCATTTTGTCCTGTCTTCAACAATGGTCCAGGAATATATAATCTTTGTTGTGGCCCGATTTCCCAGAAACGACCAATATTAACACCATTAACAGTCACAAAGCCCTTACCCCAACCTGTTAAATCAATAAATGTGTCACCAACTTCATCAATTTCTACGTCAAATTGGTAGAAACCTGGTTGTCCAGCATGCCAAGCTTTTGAAAAATCTAATTGGTCTAAATTATCCATTGGTAGTGAAGAAATCTTCCAATCACTTTGGAATGCCCCATTGATAATGACCCCATCTTGAATACCTTTTTGTTGATGGTTCATTTTTACAGAGTAATTCACACGTCCCATATTTTCCACTAAAATACCTAATTTATTTTCCACAGCCGTTAATTCAAAGCTACGTTTATCGTTTAATTCTAAATCATATTGTGTGCATAACCACTCGTCATTAATGAACGTCAATGCTCGGTCATTTGCGCCAATCAGTCTGTAGTCTTCAATCTCACGAGCTGGACCAATGTGACTTTCATAATAAATATAGCCTGTTGCTTGATTAATTTGTTCCATCGTTAAAGGATAATTAGACGTAATTGTCTCACTTAAATTCGACAAGTTTTCAAATAAACTCGTTTGTTTTTGGACCGTCAATGAACCATATGCCCGCTTGTGGATAACTGTGGATAACTCTACTTTTGGAATATCTGTATACTTAGCGATAACTTTTTGGAATTCATGATATTTAGGGGTAATATCGCCCCATTCAGTGAGTAACGCATCGTAATCATAACTCGTTACGTCTGGTGTTAAACGATCATAATAATTAGCTCCATTCATGAATCCAAAATTCGTTCCACCGTGGAACATATAAATATTCACAGAGCCTTCACTTAATATATCATCTAATTCCGCTGCTGCAGTCGGGCCATCCATAGTATGATGTGCCTCATCTCCCCATGCATCAAACCAGCCAATCCAAAATTCCATTACCATCAATGGGCGTTTCTCACCATGGAATTCTTTGAGACGTTTAAAATATTGTTTGATTTTAGAACCACAGTTAATCGTTGGTAGCGCACGTTCTGGGATTGTTCCATTCTCTAGCATGTCGCCCCATGGTCCATCTGATGTCACGAGTGGCACATCAACACCATATTTTTCCATTAAATCAGCCATCTTATTCAGGTATGACCGGTCATTAGAATAGCTACCGTATTCATTCTCAACTTGCATCATGATGATTGGGCCACCATGTGTAATTTGCAAATCAACAACTTGTTTAAATAACTCTTGGAAATAAGTTTCAATCTTTTCCATAAAAATCGGATTATCAAAACGAATTTTTAAATCCGGATTTTTTTGCAACCAATATGGAAGACCACCAAATTCCCATTCCGCACAAATATATGGTGCTGGGCGTAAAATCACGTGTAATCCTAATTTGCCAGCTATTTGAATAAATTGGCGTAAATTGACTTGTCGCTCAAAATGAAATTCCCCTTCATGTGGCTCGTGTAAATTCCAAGGGACATATGTTTCGACAGTATTACAACCTAACGCTTTTAACTTTTCTAATCGATCTTGCCAATATTCTGGTACAACTCGAAAATAATGAATGGCACCTGAAATAATTTTGATAGGTTCGTTATTTAAATAAAATTCATCTTTAATATCAAAAGTCTGTGTCATTAGTTTTCTCTCCTTACAATTACACAATCATACACGGCTAACGGTTGATTGTTAGTTAAATACTTATCTGATAACATATCATATGCTCCGACAAATTCTTGTGGTAACATTTGGGATTGGTTGGTAAAATTCATGACAAAATAATACTGATGTGTCTCACTTTCACGACACGTGATTTCTAAATCTGTTGCATCATTAACCACTCGTTGTAGTGATAATTGCGCAATAATATCATTAACTAATTTATGCAGAGATGTGGTATCCAATTCTGTCCCAACATACCATGCTTGACCTTTCCCGAAGGAATGCTTTGTCGCAAAGGGGTATGTTTCATAAAAGTTGCTCGTATAGTGACCCAAACTGGTAGCTCCTTCTAAATGGATAATGTCACATAACAGATGAGCATGACCTGTCGTCCCATCTTCAAAAGCAATCGTATTGCTTTGCTCTGGTGCAAGGGCATCAATTTCTTCCACCCAAATACCTAACATTTCGCGTAACGGTCCAGGATAGCCACCTAAATGAACATTATCCGATTGGTCAACAATCCCACTCATAAAGGTTGTGATAAGATGACCACCTGAGGCAACATAGGATTGAATATTATTAGCTACCTCATCTGTCACCATATACAAGACTGGAGCGATTACTAGTGAATAGTTTGACAAATCTGCGGTAGGCTCTATTAAATCAACCCCAATATTTTGCTGATAAAACGCGGCATAATACTGATGAATTTGTGCCACATAAGTCAAATCTTTATTTGGCCCACTAGTATATTCGAGCGCCCAATAATTATCCCAATCAAAGATAATCGCAACTTTATTGCGTGATTGAGTACCCATTAATTCTGTCCCAATAGTTGCTAGCTCTTTACCTAATGCTTGAACTTCATTAAACACACGAGTTTTAGTCGTTCCACCAACGTGTTCAATTACCGCACCATGAAATTTCTCACAAGCACCTTTTGACCGTCGTAATTGGAAAAACTGAATGGTATCCGCCCCATGCGCAATCGATTGATAACTTTGAGCACGCATCTGCCCAGGTTTTTTTAATGAGTTATAGGGTTGCCAGTTTTGTTGACTCGGAGTTTGTTCCATTAACATAAATGGTTGCTGCTTTAACCCTCGCATTAAGTCATGTGTCATTGCAACCTGACTCCAAGGAGTGTCATAGGCAGGGTAATTATCCCAAGACACAATATCCATCTCTTTTGCCCACTTAAAGTAATCTAAGCCTTTATAAGTCCCCATTAAGTTGGTCGTAATTGGTGTCGTGGTATCAACCGCACGTATAGCATCACGTTCCAATTTAAAATTGTTTAATAGACTATCTGACATGAAACGGCGATAATCTAAAGAGATACCTGCAAATGCCGTATTTTGCTCGTCTAATCCTTCACTCAAATAATTGGGTACCACAATATCATCCCAGTCATAAATAGTATGGCCCCAAAAAGCTAAATTCCACGCATCATTGATTGACTCAATAGTTTGATACTTTTCTTTCAACCATACACGAAAGGCTTTTTGACAATTAGCACAGAAACACTCGCCACCATACTCATTATTAATATGCCAACAACTTACATAGGGCTCACCGCCATAGCGTTCTGCTAATTTAGAAACAAGTGCTTGTGCATATTTTTGGTAAACCAAACTATTGGGACACGCATTATGGCGCTGACCAAAAACATGTTGACGTCCATAAAAATCGACTCGGCCAACTTCAGGATAACGTTTAAACAACCAAGCAGGTAAAGCTGCCGTAGCTGTTCCCATCACAATTTCTTTTTTCTCTTGTTGCAATAAAGCCACAATTGCGTCTAATTCAGAAAAGTCGTAATCGCTTTCACTTTTCTGTAATCTTGCCCATGAAAACACGTTAATGGTTGCACTATTTATATGTGCGTCATTAAAGGCTTGCATGTCTTCTTGCCAAATCTCTTTTGGCCATTGATTCGGATTATAGTCTCCGCCATATAAAAATTGATTAAATACTTGCATTATCTGTCTTACCTCCTATTTTCCTAATTCACTAATAGTGTACCGACTTTTATCAGAAAGATGTATAATAGAGTAAACTAAAAAATATAAGATTATGAAACTAGGAAGGTGTTTCTATGCCTATTTATTTCCAACTCAATCAGCAACAACTGCCTTTCACTTTAGAAAGCGTTGGCCATAACTGGTACCAAGTCTACATTAATCGGCCCGAGGGCTATCCCTACTATCATTGGCTACAAACAGAATCCGGTATAGGTGAAGTCTGGATTCAACAAAAAAAATTCGTTTAACGTGTGGTGAAGGGATTTTGATTGCCCCTTTTATCCCACATATTTATTTTTCCATTGATAACTGGCAAACAAAATTCGCAACGTTTAATGGCGAATTTAGTCCTTATTTTTCTGAAATTACACAAGTCCCTACATTTGCGATTGCTAATGATACGTCAAACTTTAACTTTTCAAATTGGATTGATGAATTAATTCATGAACACTTAGCTAATCGACTAATTGAAACTAATTTATCAACAAAATGTTATGACTTTCTACTACAATTTCGACACTTGCAACAACATAATAAAGAACAACAACATCCGCTATTTCAACAATTTGTTTTTCCAACACTGATAGAAATTGAAACAAATTATGCTAGTCAATTAACTAGTCAACAGCTTGCTCAGAAACTTTTTATTACGCCACAATATTTAAGCCGACTATTTAAACGGTTCTTAAATCAAAGTCCTTATCAATACCTCACTGACTATCGTATGAATCGAGCGAAAGAATTACTAATAAATGATTTGTATTTAGATATTCAAGACATTGCGCTACGCGTCGGTTTTATGTCTACTAGCCAATTCATTCAGCTTTTTAAACAACGAACTAGCTACACACCAAATCAATTCAGACAACTATTCTACTCATCCTCAACAAAAAAAGGATAGCTTTTGGGCTATCCTTTTAAGATTCAGATAATCAAATTAAGTCATAGCGTTTGAACTAACGGTGAGTAGTAAACCAATTTTCAATTTCAGCTAAACGTGATAAGCGTAAATTTGGTAAACCATTACGTGACAATCCGTGACTTGATTCTGGATACATCACTAACTTAGTCGGTACACCAGCTTTTTTCAAGCCCACATAAAACTGTTGCCCTTGTTCCAATGGACAACGTAAATCGTCTTCACTGTGCATCACAAGTGTCGGTGTGTTGACTTTATTCACATAGGCAAGTGGTGATAAACGCCAAAGCTCATCGACTTTTGATAAATCACGTTGTAATTGGAATTCAACAAAGAAGGCACCCACGTCACTCGCACCATAAAAACTAACCCAGTTAGAGATAGACCGTTGTGTAATAGCTGCTTTAAAGCGGTTCGTATGGCCGACAATCCAGTTAGTCATAAAGCCTCCATAACTACCACCAATAACATAAACGTCCGTTTCATCTATTTCTGGGTGTTCCGCTAATACAGTATCCAATCCGTTCATTAGATCCTGATAATCTTTATTACCATAGTCTCCTAAAATAGCTGCAACAAATTCTTGTCCATAGCCTTGTCCGCCACGTGGGTTAAGTAAAATCACGCCATAACCATTCGCAGCATGCACTTGCATCTCATGGAAGAATGTCTCCCCATAACAGACTTGTGGGCCACCATGAATATACAACATGGCTGGATGTTTTGAACTTGATGTCACTGGTGGTAAATACCAGCCTTGAATTTTCCAATCATCGACGCTCTTATACCAAAACTCTTGCGGTTGGCTTAATGTGATGTCTTTAAGCCAAACAGTATTAGGATTATAGAGTGGTGTGACAACTTTTGTCTTAAGAGATAAGGTTGCCAAGATACTTGGTTCGGTTGGCGTTGAATAACCAACTAATAGTGTGTCCTCATTAATCACAGCAGCATCTGTAAAATGATAAACACCACTAGATACTTTAGTTAACACTTTTGTCGTCAACTCTAAATTATACCAATCAATGCGGCCATTTGTCGTAATTGGAACGGCCACATAATCATCTGTTAACCAATGGGGCATAACACCTTGATTAGCTTGCTGTGTGTCACTAATAATCGCATCACCAATTTCTTCATCAAAGTCATCTGTTAATGCTGTTAGTGTGTCTGTCAGCAAATCATAAGCATATAGCTTTGTTTGTGTTACAAATGCATAACTGAAATCATTCCCTGCTAGCAGACAGGTTGTACCATTTGGTGCCATCTCAACAAACGTAAAGTTACCCTTTGGATAGTCTGTCGTCAACGACCGTTGTGTTTTTTGTGCGATATCATAGTAATAAACTGTGGTGCCGTATACCCAGTCGTTTGTATAATCTAAGTCATCCGAAATAATTAAATAAGATTCATCTGTTGCTACATATGCTAAAGCTTTTCGGCGTTCATTCGTACTAATCAATGTCTCTATTTTAGTCGCTACGTCAATTTTTTTAATCAAGTAACTCGCAACAACTTTCTTCAAACCTGACCCATCTAATTGATAGCTCAAACGCTCTGTTGTATATGGTTGAACAAATTTTGGTTTTTCTTCTGTTATCGGTGTCGTTGTTTCGTAATATAGACTTGCTCCTGTACTTGTCCACTCATAAGTCATCACACCTTCAGCTTCTTTGGTTAACGCAAAGGCACGTCCACCTGTTAATGACATCAGATAAATTTGTTGTTTTTCTTGCGCATCTTTTGCTAAAAAACTGACCCACTTATGATTTGGTGACACTTTTAAAGAACCTGTCACACCACTTTCTAATCCCCAAACTTGGCGCTCTTTTGTCCCCTGATGAATACTAACAATCTCATGACAATAGGTATTTTTTTCTTCATCAAGTCGTGTTTCTAAAAATAAAGCCATGTCATTGACATAAACTGGTTGTCCGATTGTTTTTAATTGAAATAAATCTGTCGCTTGAACTGTCTTCACATCTCTCACCCTTTATCATTTAATTATCATAATCATACCATTTAATTTTAATTTGTACACCAAAGAAAAGCGTCGATTATCAAAATAGATAATCGACGCTTTCTACAAGATTATTCTTATTAACCACAAAATAAAAATCATGTTTACCAATTAGGTTCGTAGAAATTCCCCATAATCGTGACATTTTCAGCAATACTAATAAATGCCTTAGGATCCGCTTCACGCATTGCAAATTGTAGCAATGGAATTTGGTCACGTGTAATAATTGAGATTAAAATCGTTTCTTTTTCTCGATTATACGCCCCTTCAACATCATTAATAATGGTAATCCCCCGACGAATACGTGTTTGGAATTCCTCAATCACGCGGTCAGCCTGTGTTGTCACAATCATTACCTGCATTTTCTTTTGTCGGGTATAAACCATATCAACAACCTTACCATTGACAAAAATAGAAAAGGCACTGTAAAAAGCATATGGCCAACCAAATAGAAATCCTGACATTAAAATAATACATGTATTAAAGATAATATTTAACGACCCTACATTACGTCCAGTTGCTTTACGAATCGACACACTCACAATATCAAGACCACCCGATGATAATCCACCTTTTAAAGCTAATCCCACGCCTAAGCCACAAATTCCCCCACCAAAAATGGCACAGATAATTGGGTCTTTTGACAAGGTTGTAATCGGGACAATCTGAATGAAAAATGACGTCATAAAGACCGAAATCATCGTAAAAATCGTAAATCGTCTGCTAATTTTAAACCAAGCGAGAATAAATAATGGAATATTTAAGCAATAAAGAACTACCCCCATTGGTAGATGTGTTCCCGAAAGCTTTTGTGTCAACGTCACAATAATTTGTCCTAAACCTGTTACACCACTGGCGTAAATATGCCCTGGTTGCCAGAACATATTTAACGCAATAGCCTGTAAAATACCATTTACAATAGCCATGGAAATTTTTTCCATATAAATACTACCGCCAAGGCCATCTTTCCAGTTTTTGAATGTTGTCATCATGATTTTTATTACTCCTTAATAATCAGCGCACTCAATCGTTTACTTGTCGTCAGTCGTTACATCTAATCCTAATTCAAATAATTGCAATGGTGACACAGCACTTGGTGCTGCAGTCATTAAGTCCATCGCTCGACCATTTTTAGGGAAAGCAATTACTTCACGGATATTATCCTTTTTAGCTAATAGCATCACTAAGCGGTCTAAACCTAATGCAATACCGCCATGTGGTGGAAATCCGTATTCTAAAGCATCCATTAAGAAACCAAACTGTTCTTGTGCAGATTCTTTTGTAAAGCCTAACGCAGCAAACATATCTTCTTGGATCGAACGTTGGAAAATTCTTAGTGATCCGCCACCTAGCTCATAACCATTTAAAACCACATCATATGCTTCAGCATACACTTTTTCTGGCGCTGTTTTCAGTAGCTC containing:
- a CDS encoding ABC transporter permease codes for the protein MLWILLFVIAPVLLIIYQSFFDINGAFTLSNYQQYFTSGTYLKMTFNSVFYAFIITVVTLLISYPTAYLLNKTKHKQLWLMLIILPTWINLLLKAYAFIGIFSINGGINNFFSFIGIGPQQILFTDFSFIFVAAYIEIPFMIMPIFNALDEINPSLVSASRDLGANSLETFRRVILPLSLKGVKSGIQAVFIPSLSLFMLTRLIGGNRVITLGTAIEQHFLVTQNWGMGSTIGVILIIAMIIIMFLTGERRKGGRLK
- a CDS encoding ABC transporter permease; protein product: MTNRKKIKWANLYLILVFVLLYIPIFYLIFYSFNSGSTMSSFEGFTLDHYQTLMEDTRLLTIAINTFFLAFSSALLATIIGTFGAMGIYYTKKRRSRNTLLSLNNILMVSPDVIIGASFLIFFTFLGFKLGFISVLLSHIAFSIPIVVLMVLPKMYEMNESLIDAARDLGANNWQVLRQIILPYLTPGIIAGYFMAFTYSLDDFAVTFFVTGNGFSTLSVEIYSRARQGISLEINALSTLLFILSMILVVGYYFISKDNKPRRHKKRLAKS
- a CDS encoding ABC transporter substrate-binding protein; translated protein: MKKLNSLLIGIVAIIILLGVTSLRLERSQGVASGKVLTIYNWGDYIDPALIKKFEKEYGYKVIYETFDSNEAMITKIQQGGTAYDLTIPSEYMIQKMMKQDVLVKLDHSRIKGLENVDDRFLDLDFDPGNQYSIPYFWGTLGIVYNDQFVDKGSINHWNDLWKPELKNNVMLIDGAREVMGLALNSDGHSLNSKNIHQLNSAEEKLTGLTTNVKAIVADEIKMYMINNESAAAVTFSGEASEMLDGNEHLHYVIPDEGSNLWFDNMVIPKTAKNIDGAYDFINFMLIPENAAANAEYIGYSTPNKKAKALMPKEITEDEQFYPDDKTIENLEVYEDLGTKYLEIYNDLFLQFKMYRK
- a CDS encoding glycoside hydrolase family 35 protein, which produces MTQTFDIKDEFYLNNEPIKIISGAIHYFRVVPEYWQDRLEKLKALGCNTVETYVPWNLHEPHEGEFHFERQVNLRQFIQIAGKLGLHVILRPAPYICAEWEFGGLPYWLQKNPDLKIRFDNPIFMEKIETYFQELFKQVVDLQITHGGPIIMMQVENEYGSYSNDRSYLNKMADLMEKYGVDVPLVTSDGPWGDMLENGTIPERALPTINCGSKIKQYFKRLKEFHGEKRPLMVMEFWIGWFDAWGDEAHHTMDGPTAAAELDDILSEGSVNIYMFHGGTNFGFMNGANYYDRLTPDVTSYDYDALLTEWGDITPKYHEFQKVIAKYTDIPKVELSTVIHKRAYGSLTVQKQTSLFENLSNLSETITSNYPLTMEQINQATGYIYYESHIGPAREIEDYRLIGANDRALTFINDEWLCTQYDLELNDKRSFELTAVENKLGILVENMGRVNYSVKMNHQQKGIQDGVIINGAFQSDWKISSLPMDNLDQLDFSKAWHAGQPGFYQFDVEIDEVGDTFIDLTGWGKGFVTVNGVNIGRFWEIGPQQRLYIPGPLLKTGQNEIIVFESEGKIANYITLTDTPKLDKD
- a CDS encoding beta-galactosidase; the encoded protein is MMQVFNQFLYGGDYNPNQWPKEIWQEDMQAFNDAHINSATINVFSWARLQKSESDYDFSELDAIVALLQQEKKEIVMGTATAALPAWLFKRYPEVGRVDFYGRQHVFGQRHNACPNSLVYQKYAQALVSKLAERYGGEPYVSCWHINNEYGGECFCANCQKAFRVWLKEKYQTIESINDAWNLAFWGHTIYDWDDIVVPNYLSEGLDEQNTAFAGISLDYRRFMSDSLLNNFKLERDAIRAVDTTTPITTNLMGTYKGLDYFKWAKEMDIVSWDNYPAYDTPWSQVAMTHDLMRGLKQQPFMLMEQTPSQQNWQPYNSLKKPGQMRAQSYQSIAHGADTIQFFQLRRSKGACEKFHGAVIEHVGGTTKTRVFNEVQALGKELATIGTELMGTQSRNKVAIIFDWDNYWALEYTSGPNKDLTYVAQIHQYYAAFYQQNIGVDLIEPTADLSNYSLVIAPVLYMVTDEVANNIQSYVASGGHLITTFMSGIVDQSDNVHLGGYPGPLREMLGIWVEEIDALAPEQSNTIAFEDGTTGHAHLLCDIIHLEGATSLGHYTSNFYETYPFATKHSFGKGQAWYVGTELDTTSLHKLVNDIIAQLSLQRVVNDATDLEITCRESETHQYYFVMNFTNQSQMLPQEFVGAYDMLSDKYLTNNQPLAVYDCVIVRREN
- a CDS encoding AraC family transcriptional regulator, whose translation is MIAPFIPHIYFSIDNWQTKFATFNGEFSPYFSEITQVPTFAIANDTSNFNFSNWIDELIHEHLANRLIETNLSTKCYDFLLQFRHLQQHNKEQQHPLFQQFVFPTLIEIETNYASQLTSQQLAQKLFITPQYLSRLFKRFLNQSPYQYLTDYRMNRAKELLINDLYLDIQDIALRVGFMSTSQFIQLFKQRTSYTPNQFRQLFYSSSTKKG
- a CDS encoding alpha/beta hydrolase family protein, translated to MKTVQATDLFQLKTIGQPVYVNDMALFLETRLDEEKNTYCHEIVSIHQGTKERQVWGLESGVTGSLKVSPNHKWVSFLAKDAQEKQQIYLMSLTGGRAFALTKEAEGVMTYEWTSTGASLYYETTTPITEEKPKFVQPYTTERLSYQLDGSGLKKVVASYLIKKIDVATKIETLISTNERRKALAYVATDESYLIISDDLDYTNDWVYGTTVYYYDIAQKTQRSLTTDYPKGNFTFVEMAPNGTTCLLAGNDFSYAFVTQTKLYAYDLLTDTLTALTDDFDEEIGDAIISDTQQANQGVMPHWLTDDYVAVPITTNGRIDWYNLELTTKVLTKVSSGVYHFTDAAVINEDTLLVGYSTPTEPSILATLSLKTKVVTPLYNPNTVWLKDITLSQPQEFWYKSVDDWKIQGWYLPPVTSSSKHPAMLYIHGGPQVCYGETFFHEMQVHAANGYGVILLNPRGGQGYGQEFVAAILGDYGNKDYQDLMNGLDTVLAEHPEIDETDVYVIGGSYGGFMTNWIVGHTNRFKAAITQRSISNWVSFYGASDVGAFFVEFQLQRDLSKVDELWRLSPLAYVNKVNTPTLVMHSEDDLRCPLEQGQQFYVGLKKAGVPTKLVMYPESSHGLSRNGLPNLRLSRLAEIENWFTTHR
- a CDS encoding YitT family protein, with amino-acid sequence MMTTFKNWKDGLGGSIYMEKISMAIVNGILQAIALNMFWQPGHIYASGVTGLGQIIVTLTQKLSGTHLPMGVVLYCLNIPLFILAWFKISRRFTIFTMISVFMTSFFIQIVPITTLSKDPIICAIFGGGICGLGVGLALKGGLSSGGLDIVSVSIRKATGRNVGSLNIIFNTCIILMSGFLFGWPYAFYSAFSIFVNGKVVDMVYTRQKKMQVMIVTTQADRVIEEFQTRIRRGITIINDVEGAYNREKETILISIITRDQIPLLQFAMREADPKAFISIAENVTIMGNFYEPNW